One genomic region from Bombus terrestris chromosome 15, iyBomTerr1.2, whole genome shotgun sequence encodes:
- the LOC100646486 gene encoding LOW QUALITY PROTEIN: cilia- and flagella-associated protein 61 (The sequence of the model RefSeq protein was modified relative to this genomic sequence to represent the inferred CDS: deleted 2 bases in 1 codon; substituted 1 base at 1 genomic stop codon) translates to MLSIWLGDPEVYFHGRKSLDAATEIFGVRLMEHADLPNLEQLIRPETYEIFGDVELERIFEASCLSMVQCNEKCEIVSGICLCNYPNVPSVTPDDWLTWLYRLYKIEDVTEGNAMFIHILVWDKRYTGNFFADLLTGLFDITSYLQHVILVIPPQIIIREPKDGSFGRRGSKPPVVLIFQLPRTCSNSRPSVQSIYITERHLKNPRLKIRRAVEEDNDDIVAIIDAESSLVKEFYGEFYVSEMIRNPDNCRRLIVSEDDDGFATGVMFLNSNADVDTLNQNFELRPYNGLRKIHENDKFLRQSMQPASKTFFSIFWRKSLGESTEEFSEKLSPEESMEIFEDTDSRVSVASNDGWTKLMPPMRKLIDPSIMTFASDLQSIADYFDTYYQSKLMTNAFTDSLFTIPREPHEFRLTVRFLFKRNKTNCDFFCNKGRSIVTFGESFGDPVFDKIDVPSQPVYHGDVNAFVLEIFAMKDQIKRRWSRNFMEAAFECFPDLDYCVILLPFSHPYFPLLQHFVRVPLKCNKDYPMTLYVMHRAALLGHIKLREAKLSDRDDIQELLQNIPKAEQVLIDFDIAMDKKPSEMQCYICQWKDRIIGVAILCVEKEVTYIRRRYHIEDYIAEKNIPGDAYGRILHFILMPVFSIHLPFFFCEIARFSGMIVLYYRLTETALSALTRTHPLTICLNTMASVRPRRRIEYKYHGFEEADEPMKRTERFSLFMTSPRIALIPKPIIDSRVVVVGASDCAVAFLEHLIFGQSFIRFANITLISPHGLPFEDEDEMCACLLPFKGRYCPRYRRLIGARYRISIVYGTVTSIQRYGKTERYELSQTFTIYITVLMKFLQMFSIMTQIFSWPIAPNRKEKYVTVMHQGNITYDYLILTCGMQYQRPQFQDELDEQKKGEFLQHETPWNCLTINDDTEAAICLEKIEVLTNKLKRERKIIFYGHNIDCYCALQGLLEFGVKGSWITLIQPPLQKCTSYENIFFNDCEVQKARELDLFFFNRSNDTLRLHCTTLSDYFVTDIQCLYVCVYAEVMKSISENNIEVLVGWELIDWHVKSLPRGTMIEAIVIRLRVCPRPLTMIHQCVRSFSAICRSGLMFDGQLVIDTELRTNDPSIFAAGSITKYCRRFYLEAWQHIYFNSIEIGEKLAKILRSVIENEHRGSETSVAQLKSKEDQPIVVFRSPKIVACTLPGGYRYLHVGKSGKSMLRKPTIQYNVYVSFHCAFATFREEIRLSDRIXGEVLITGSCTSEIGYFRIKLNRFDMIETVTCFNKKDFEVRHMVALYGKHESLLNELKARFEKSLISDFYAYFREPWAMAIFYDRFECLRVENRATLLSKTAIPGQSLVDDCVRALVQSNWNAIQDNDRQTIQSRFAGSVYQQEIEENLLDLLQFSEEDLPVYCTPGKFRELYADIENSPLYTDL, encoded by the exons atgttgaGTATATGGCTGGGCGATCCAGAGGTATATTTCCACGGAAGGAAAAGTCTGGATGCAGCGACAGAGATTTTCGGTGTTAGACTAATGGAGCACGCCGATCTGCCTAATCTCGAGCAACTCATACGTCCGGAGACGTATGAAATTTTTGGAGACGTGGAACTCGAACGCATCTT CGAGGCGAGTTGTCTATCAATGGTGCAGtgtaacgaaaagtgtgaaatCGTTTCAGGCATATGCCTTTGCAATTATCCGAACGTGCCGTCGGTGACTCCAGATGATTGGCTGACTTGGTTGTACAGATTGTACAA GATCGAAGATGTGACAGAAGGAAACGCGATGTTTATACATATCCTCGTGTGGGACAAACGATATACTGGCAACTTCTTCGCAGACCTACTGACAGGACTCTTCGATATTACGTCGTATTTGCAGCACGTGATTCTCGTGATTCCTCCTCAGATTATCATACGTGAGCCCAAAgatggatctttcggtagacgCGGCTCAAAACCACCGGTGGTTTTAATTTTCCAGCTGCCGCGGACGTGTTCGAACAGCAGA CCGTCCGTGCAGTCAATCTACATAACCGAACGTCATCTAAAAAATCCCAGGCTCAAGATTCGACGTGCTGT AGAAGAGGATAACGACGACATAGTAGCGATCATCGACGCGGAGTCGAGCCTCGTAAAAGAATTTTATGGAGAATTTTACGTCAGCGAGATGATTCGCAATCCTGACAACTGTCGACGACTGATCGTTTCCGAGGATGACGATGGTTTTGCTACTGGCGTAATGTTTCTCAATAGCAACGCAGATGTAGATACGCTCAATCAGAATTTCGAACTGCGACCGTACAATGGTCTTAGAAAGATCCATGAAAACGACAAATTTCTTCGACAAAGCATGCAGCCTGCCAGCAAGACGTTCTTCTCTATATTTTGGAGAAAGTCCCTTGGGGAATCAACGGAAGA ATTCTCCGAGAAACTTTCACCGGAAGAGAGCATGGAAATCTTCGAGGACACAGATTCTAGAGTTTCTGTAGCTTCCAACGATGGATGGACAAAACTGATGCCACCTATGAGAAAACTGATCGATCCATCGATAATGACCTTCGCCAGTGATCTGCAATCGATAGCCGATTACTTCGACACGTACTATCAATCAAAATTGATGACCAACGCGTTCACGGACTCGTTATTTACGATACCACGTGAG CCCCACGAATTTCGACTTACTGTTCGATTTTTATTTAAGAGGAACAAAACCAATTGCGACTTTTTTTGCAACAAAGGAAGATCTATCGTTACCTTCGGTGAATCTTTCGGAGACCCAGTATTTGACAAGATCGATGTCCCTTCGCAGCCTGTTTATCACGGCGATGTTAACGCATTCGTTTTGGAAATTTTCGCGATGAAAGATCAAATAAAACGTCGCTGGAGTAGGAACTTCATGGAGGCCGCGTTCGAGTGTTTTCCCGACTTGGATTATTGCGTGATCCTTCTGCCTTTCTCTCATCCTTACTTTCCTCTCCTCCAACATTTCGTG CGTGTGCCACTGAAGTGTAACAAGGATTATCCCATGACGCTATACGTAATGCATCGTGCTGCTCTTCTGGGTCACATAAAGCTTCGAGAAGCTAAGCTTTCCGATAGAGACGACATACAAGAACTTTTACAGAATATTCCAAAAGCGGAACAAGTTTTAATAGACTTTGATATCGCGATGGATAAAAAACCATCAGAGATGCAGTGTTATATCTGTCAATGGAAGGACAGGATAATCGGTGTAGCAATTCTTTG cgtCGAGAAAGAAGTCACGTATATTAGACGACGTTATCACATAGAAGATTACATCGCAGAGAAAAATATACCTGGCGATGCTTATGGACGTATTCTACATTTCATACTGATGCCAGTTTTCTCCATTCATCTGCCCTTCTTCTTCTGCGAGATCGCTCGTTTTAGTGGCATGATCGTTCTTTATTATCGACTTACAGAAACAGCGTTGAGTGCATTG ACTCGTACGCATCCTCTGACGATATGCTTGAACACTATGGCTTCCGTGAGGCCTCGTCGAAGAATCGAATACAAGTACCATGGTTTCGAGGAAGCTGACGAGCCTATGAAACGAACTGAACGTTTTTCGCTTTTCATGACGTCACCAAGGATCGCATTGATACCAAAACCGATCATCGATTCGAGGGTGGTTGTGGTGGGCGCCTCGGATTGTGCCGTTGCATTCTTAGAACATCTTATTTTTGG ACAAAGCTTCATACGATTCGCGAATATCACTCTGATATCGCCACACGGCTTACCTTTCGAGGACGAAGACGAAATGTGCGCGTGTTTGCTACCCTTCAAAGGCCGATATTGTCCGAGGTATCGTCGGCTGATTGGGGCACGTTATCGAATTAGTATTGTATATGGAACAGTGACGTCGATTCAAAGGTATGGAAAAACAGAGAGG TATGAACTTTCGCAAACATTCACGATCTACAttacagtgttaatgaaatttcttcaAATGTTTTCTATAATGACACAAATATTCTCGTGGCCGATTGCACCTAATAGGAAAGAGAAATACGTAACTGTGATGCATCAAGGAAACATTACGTACGATTATCTCATCTTAACCTGTGGAATGCAGTATCAGCGTCCTCAATTTCAAGATGAATTGGACGAACAGAAAAAAGG AGAATTTTTGCAGCACGAAACACCTTGGAACTGTTTGACGATCAATGACGATACAGAAGCAGCTATCTGTTTAGAGAAGATCGAAGTGCTGACAAATAAATTGAAACGCGAAA GGAAGATTATTTTTTATGGACACAACATCGATTGTTATTGCGCCCTTCAAGGATTGCTCGAATTTGGAGTTAAGGGTTCTTGGATCACACTGATCCAACCGCCATTGCAAAAGTGTACATCCTACGAAAATATCTTCTTCAACGATTGCGAAGTACAAAAAGCACGCGAATTagatttgtttttctttaatcgTTCCAACGACACTCTTCGACTCCACTGTACAACACTGAGCGACTATTTTGTTACTGATATACAATGTTTATACGTTTGC GTGTACGCAGAAGTGATGAAGTCGATTTCGGAGAATAATATCGAGGTGCTCGTGGGTTGGGAATTGATCGATTGGCACGTAAAAAGCTTGCCACGAGGAACAATGATAGAAGCGATCGTTATCCGCCTGAGAG TCTGTCCACGACCGCTGACTATGATTCACCAATGCGTTCGATCCTTTTCAGCGATCTGTAGGTCTGGACTCATGTTCGACGGCCAGCTGGTCATAGACACGGAATTAAGGACAAACGATCCATCGATCTTTGCTGCTGGTAGCATAACTAAGTATTGTAGAAGATTCTACCTCGAAGCCTGGCAACATATATACTTCAATAGTATAGAGATCGGCGAGAAA CTGGCGAAGATTCTTCGATCGGTCATCGAAAATGAACATCGAGGCAGCGAGACATCGGTCGCACAGTTAAAAAGCAAGGAAGATCAACCGATAGTCGTGTTTCGATCACCGAAAATCGTGGCCTGTACTTTACCCGGTGGTTATCGCTACCTTCACGTGGGCAAGTCTGGAAAATCCATGTTACGCAAACCTACGATTCAGTACAACGTTTACGTGAGTTTTCATTGTGCTTTCGCTACGTTTCGCGAGGAAATTCGTTTAAGCGATCGTATTTAGGGTGAAGTGCTGATAACAGGATCGTGTACATCAGAAATTGGCTACTTTCGCATAAAACTGAATCGGTTTGACATGATAGAAACAGTAACGTGTTTCAACAAGAAG GATTTTGAAGTGCGTCATATGGTCGCGTTATACGGAAAACACGAGAGCTTACTGAACGAGCTTAAAGCACGTTTCGAA AAATCGTTGATCTCGGACTTTTACGCGTACTTCCGGGAACCATGGGCCATGGCGATCTTCTACGATAGATTCGAGTGTCTTCGAGTGGAGAACCGTGCTACGCTCTTGTCGAAAACG GCAATTCCTGGACAATCATTAGTTGACGATTGCGTGCGTGCACTAGTACAATCCAACTGGAATGCG ATACAAGACAACGATCGTCAGACCATCCAATCGAGATTCGCTGGCTCGGTGTACCAGCAGGAAATAGAGGAAAATTTGCTAGATCTGCTACAGTTCTCCGAAGAAGACTTGCCTGTTTACTGCACTCCTGGAAAATTCCGTGAATTATACGCGGACATTGAAAACAGTCCACTGTACACGGATTTGTAA